Sequence from the Brevundimonas diminuta genome:
CGTCCTGAATGGCGCGCTGATCGTCGTTGAGAGCGAAATCCATGGCGGCCTCAGCGCATCGTCGGAATGACGAACGAACTGTCCGAATGCTCCAGCGCCGAGTCCGGCCAGCGGGCCGTCACGGTCTTGGTCTTGGTCCAGAAGCGGACGCCCTCCATGCCGTGCTGGTTGATGTCGCCGAAAGCCGAACGTTTCCAGCCGCCAAAGGTATGATAGGCGACCGGAACCGGGATCGGCACATTGATCCCGACCATGCCGACATTGACCCGGGCGGCGAAGTCGCGCGCCGCACGGCCGTTCTGGGTGAAGATGGCGACGCCGTTGCCGTATTGGTGGTTCGACGGCAGGGCCAGCGCCTCCTCGAACGTCTCGGCGCGCACGATCTGCAGCACCGGACCGAAAATTTCCTCCTGATAGGACGACATCTCGGGCTTCACATGGTCGAACAGCGACGGGCCGATGAAATAGCCCTTCTCGTGACCTTGCAGGCTGAAGTCGCGACCGTCGACGACCAGTTCGGCGCCTTCCTGCACGCCCTTCTCGATCCAACCCGCGACACGCTCGCGGTGCTGAGCCGTGACGACGGGGCCATAGTGGGCGCCCGCATCGGTCGAGACGCCGACCCGCATCGAGGGGATCTCGGCGACCATCCGCTCGCGCAGTTCGTCGGCGGTTTTCTTGCCGACCGGCACTACGACCGGCAGCGCCATGCAGCGTTCGCCCGCCGAACCATAGGCCGCGCCGGACAGGTCCTTGATCACCTGATCCATGTCCGCGTCGGGCAGGACGATGCCGTGGTTCTTGGCCCCGCCCATGGCCTGGACGCGCTTATGGTTGGCGGCGCCGGTCTGATAGACATAGTGGGCGATGTCGGACGAGCCGACGAAGCTGACGGCGTGAACCAACGGATGGGTCAGGATGGCGTCCACCGCCGTCTTGTCGCCATGCACCACGTTCAGCACGCCGTTCGGCGCTCCGGCTTCCAGCATCAGTTCGGCCAGACGCACCGGCACCGACGGATCGCGCTCGGACGGCTTCAGCACGAAGGTGTTGCCCACCGCGATGGCGACGCCGAACATCCACATCGGGATCATCGCCGGAAAGTTGAACGGGGTGATGCCCGCCACCACGCCCAGCGGCTGACGCATCGAATAGACGTCGATGCCGGGGCCGGCGCCTTGAGTATATTCACCCTTCAGCGCGTGCGGGATGCCGCAGGCGAACTCGATCACTTCCAGGCCGCGTTGGATGTCGCCCTTGGAGTCGGCGATGACCTTGCCGTGCTCGCTGGACAGCAGTTCGGCCAGTTCGTCCATCCGCGCCTCGACTAGGCGTTTGAAGTCGAACATGACGCGGGCGCGGCGCTGGGGATTGGTCGAAGCCCAACCATCAAAGGCGTTCTGCGCCGCCTGGACCGCACGATCGACCTCGCCCGTCGTCGCCAGT
This genomic interval carries:
- a CDS encoding CoA-acylating methylmalonate-semialdehyde dehydrogenase, with the protein product MRDIRHFIDGAAFDGASGRFSDVFNPNTGDVQARVQLATTGEVDRAVQAAQNAFDGWASTNPQRRARVMFDFKRLVEARMDELAELLSSEHGKVIADSKGDIQRGLEVIEFACGIPHALKGEYTQGAGPGIDVYSMRQPLGVVAGITPFNFPAMIPMWMFGVAIAVGNTFVLKPSERDPSVPVRLAELMLEAGAPNGVLNVVHGDKTAVDAILTHPLVHAVSFVGSSDIAHYVYQTGAANHKRVQAMGGAKNHGIVLPDADMDQVIKDLSGAAYGSAGERCMALPVVVPVGKKTADELRERMVAEIPSMRVGVSTDAGAHYGPVVTAQHRERVAGWIEKGVQEGAELVVDGRDFSLQGHEKGYFIGPSLFDHVKPEMSSYQEEIFGPVLQIVRAETFEEALALPSNHQYGNGVAIFTQNGRAARDFAARVNVGMVGINVPIPVPVAYHTFGGWKRSAFGDINQHGMEGVRFWTKTKTVTARWPDSALEHSDSSFVIPTMR